A window of the Microvirga terrae genome harbors these coding sequences:
- the cysK gene encoding cysteine synthase A: protein MADTAQLSGSDVKPGRGRIYGSITETIGNTPLVRLNRLPRERGIDAEILVKLEFFNPISSVKDRIGVSMIEAMEAAGTINPDTTLIEPTSGNTGIALAFVAAARGYRLILVMPETMSIERRKMLAYLGAELVLTPGPMGMKGAVARAEELLNEIPNSVIPQQFKNPANPEIHRRTTAEEIWNDTDGRFDAFVAGVGTGGTITGVAQVIKPRLPAMKVIAVEPEDSPVLSGGQPGPHKIQGIGAGFVPDVLDRSLIDDVVTVGNQTAFDTARRLAKLEGIPGGISTGANVAAALEVAARPEFKGKRIITVAPSFAERYISSALFEGL, encoded by the coding sequence ATGGCTGACACCGCCCAACTGTCGGGCTCAGACGTCAAGCCCGGGCGCGGCCGGATCTACGGCTCGATCACGGAAACCATCGGCAACACCCCGCTCGTGCGCCTCAATCGGCTGCCCAGGGAGCGCGGGATCGACGCCGAGATCCTCGTCAAGCTCGAGTTCTTCAACCCGATCTCCAGCGTGAAGGATCGCATCGGCGTCAGCATGATCGAGGCTATGGAGGCTGCAGGCACGATCAATCCCGACACGACCCTGATCGAGCCGACCTCCGGCAATACCGGCATCGCGCTCGCCTTCGTGGCGGCGGCGCGAGGCTACCGCCTGATCCTGGTGATGCCCGAGACCATGTCCATCGAGCGCCGCAAGATGCTGGCCTATCTGGGCGCTGAGCTCGTCCTCACCCCCGGCCCCATGGGCATGAAGGGCGCGGTGGCGCGGGCCGAGGAACTCCTGAACGAGATCCCTAATTCGGTCATCCCGCAGCAGTTCAAGAATCCGGCCAATCCGGAGATTCATCGCAGGACCACCGCGGAGGAGATCTGGAACGACACCGACGGCCGGTTCGACGCCTTCGTGGCGGGCGTCGGCACCGGCGGCACGATCACCGGCGTCGCCCAGGTGATCAAGCCGCGCCTGCCGGCCATGAAGGTGATCGCCGTGGAGCCGGAGGATTCCCCGGTGCTCTCCGGCGGCCAGCCCGGTCCGCACAAGATCCAGGGCATCGGCGCCGGCTTCGTGCCGGATGTCCTCGACCGCTCGCTCATCGACGACGTGGTGACGGTCGGCAACCAGACGGCGTTCGACACGGCGCGCCGGCTCGCGAAGCTCGAAGGCATTCCCGGCGGCATTTCGACCGGCGCCAACGTGGCGGCCGCGCTCGAAGTGGCGGCGCGCCCCGAGTTCAAGGGCAAACGCATCATCACGGTCGCGCCCTCCTTCGCCGAGCGCTACATCTCGAGTGCCTTGTTCGAAGGGCTTTGA
- a CDS encoding RrF2 family transcriptional regulator, producing the protein MNFLSRRSLLAIAAVTDIALHARPMPVSAKALAARHNLPPRYLEPVLQALVRQGILKGVRGPRGGYELARERRRITAGDIVRIAMSALEEDGSSPVPESRLAEAVVSPLVQRGTEAFLAELDKVTVEDLCQKAQAESAVETIPAVDFTI; encoded by the coding sequence ATGAATTTCCTCTCGCGCCGCTCGCTTCTTGCCATCGCTGCCGTCACGGACATCGCGCTCCACGCCCGGCCGATGCCGGTTTCGGCCAAGGCGCTCGCGGCCCGGCACAACCTGCCTCCACGTTACCTGGAGCCGGTCCTGCAGGCCCTGGTCCGCCAGGGCATCCTGAAGGGGGTGCGCGGCCCCCGCGGCGGCTATGAGCTGGCCCGCGAGCGGCGCCGGATCACGGCCGGCGACATCGTGCGCATCGCCATGTCGGCCCTGGAGGAGGACGGATCCTCGCCGGTGCCGGAATCGCGCCTTGCCGAGGCCGTCGTATCGCCCCTGGTTCAGCGCGGAACCGAAGCGTTCCTGGCCGAGCTCGACAAGGTCACGGTGGAGGATCTGTGCCAGAAGGCGCAGGCGGAATCGGCCGTCGAAACGATCCCTGCGGTGGATTTCACGATATGA
- the dut gene encoding dUTP diphosphatase, translating to MNRRLRIQRLAHAADLPLPRYETAGAAGMDLVAAHPAEAPIVLQPMQRALVPTGLVLQLEPDFEAQVRPRSGLAFRHGVTVLNTPGTIDADYRGEVQVLLVNLGSEPFTVIRGMRIAQMVVAPVTMVELVEVSQVDDTGRAAGGFGSTGLG from the coding sequence ATGAACCGTCGCCTGCGCATCCAGCGGCTCGCGCATGCGGCCGATCTGCCGCTGCCGCGCTACGAGACGGCCGGAGCCGCCGGCATGGATCTCGTCGCGGCCCATCCGGCCGAGGCGCCGATCGTCCTGCAGCCGATGCAGCGCGCGCTCGTGCCTACCGGTCTCGTGCTCCAGCTCGAACCCGACTTCGAAGCCCAGGTACGGCCCCGCTCCGGGCTGGCCTTCCGTCATGGCGTGACCGTGCTCAATACGCCGGGCACCATCGACGCGGATTACCGCGGTGAGGTGCAGGTGCTTCTCGTCAATCTCGGCTCCGAGCCTTTCACCGTCATCCGCGGCATGCGTATCGCCCAAATGGTGGTCGCACCGGTCACCATGGTAGAATTGGTCGAGGTGAGCCAGGTCGACGACACAGGCCGCGCGGCGGGCGGCTTCGGATCGACCGGGCTGGGGTAA
- the coaBC gene encoding bifunctional phosphopantothenoylcysteine decarboxylase/phosphopantothenate--cysteine ligase CoaBC produces the protein MTALSGKRILLVIGGGIAAYKSLDLIRRLRERGASVRCILTAGAQAFITPLSASALTGQRSHTDLFDREDEADIGHIKLARDADLVIVAPATANLMTKMAGGHADDLASTVLLATTLPILIAPAMNVRMWQHPATQRNLTILRQDGVHVVGPNDGAMAEAEFGPGRMAEPLEIAAAAERLLAPSGPLAGKHVIVTSGPTHEPIDPVRYIANRSSGKQGHAIAEAAAEAGARVTLISGPVTLPDPAGVATVHVESAREMLEAVEKALPADIGIFAAAVADWRVANAGEQKIKKKDGALPNLSLAENPDILATIAHRTENRPPLMVGFAAETEHVIEHARQKLARKGCDLIVANDVSAAGGVMGGDSNTVHLVTASDVETWPTLPKTDVAKKLVDRLGAMAKGAKS, from the coding sequence ATGACGGCGCTTTCAGGCAAACGCATCCTCCTCGTCATCGGCGGCGGCATCGCGGCCTACAAGTCGCTCGACCTCATCCGCCGCCTGCGCGAGCGCGGCGCCTCCGTCCGCTGCATCCTGACCGCGGGCGCGCAGGCCTTCATCACGCCGCTTTCGGCTTCCGCCCTCACGGGCCAGCGCTCGCACACCGACCTCTTCGACCGCGAGGACGAGGCGGATATCGGCCACATCAAGCTCGCCCGCGATGCGGATCTCGTCATCGTCGCGCCGGCCACGGCCAATCTCATGACGAAGATGGCCGGAGGCCATGCGGACGATCTCGCCTCCACGGTGCTGCTCGCCACCACGCTGCCGATCCTGATCGCTCCGGCCATGAACGTGCGCATGTGGCAGCATCCGGCCACGCAGCGCAATCTGACGATCCTCCGCCAGGACGGCGTTCATGTGGTGGGGCCCAATGACGGCGCCATGGCGGAGGCCGAGTTCGGACCCGGGCGCATGGCCGAGCCGCTCGAAATCGCGGCTGCGGCGGAACGCCTGCTTGCCCCGTCGGGACCGTTGGCCGGCAAGCATGTGATCGTGACCTCGGGACCGACGCACGAGCCGATCGATCCGGTCCGCTACATCGCCAACCGCTCCTCGGGCAAGCAGGGCCATGCCATCGCGGAAGCCGCCGCCGAAGCGGGTGCCCGCGTCACGCTCATCTCGGGTCCCGTGACGCTGCCCGATCCTGCCGGCGTGGCGACCGTGCACGTGGAGAGCGCCCGCGAGATGCTGGAGGCCGTCGAGAAGGCCCTGCCGGCCGATATCGGGATCTTCGCCGCGGCCGTCGCCGATTGGCGCGTGGCCAATGCGGGCGAGCAGAAGATCAAGAAGAAGGACGGCGCGCTGCCGAACCTGTCGCTCGCCGAGAATCCCGACATTCTCGCCACCATCGCGCATCGCACCGAGAACCGGCCGCCGCTCATGGTGGGCTTTGCGGCGGAAACCGAGCACGTGATCGAGCATGCCCGGCAGAAGCTCGCCAGGAAGGGCTGCGACCTCATCGTGGCCAACGACGTGTCCGCGGCGGGCGGCGTCATGGGGGGCGACAGCAACACGGTGCATCTCGTCACCGCGTCGGACGTGGAGACCTGGCCGACCCTGCCGAAAACCGACGTGGCCAAAAAGCTCGTGGACCGCCTGGGCGCCATGGCCAAGGGGGCAAAGTCATGA
- the ubiB gene encoding 2-polyprenylphenol 6-hydroxylase — translation MIGSLVHLARNLRAGFVLAREGALALVDPSALPPSARFGLRIARFIERPQAGDGAARLSKALTRLGPSYVKFGQFLATRPDIVGVAAARDLERLQDRMPPFPRAEAVRMVEIALGRPIDALFLEFSEPIAAASIAQVHRARIRTAEGEETVAVKVVRPGVREGFARDLQAMRAAARLFERVVPDARRLKPLEIVEALARSVAVEMDLRLEAAAVSELAENTKDDPDFRVPKPEWDLTARDVLTTTWIEGIRLNDLAGIEAAGLDRVALGRTVIQSFLRHAIRDGYFHADMHPGNLFVDAEGRLVAVDFGIMGRLGMKERRFLAEILLGFIRRDYLRVAQVHFEAGYVPPHHSVEDFAQAIRAIGEPIHDRRADEISMAKLLTLLFEITALFDMATRIELVMLQKTMVVVEGVARNLDPKLDMWTTSEPVVRDWIERNLGPLGRAEQAGRGLWTLAGVIGDLPELALRAERVLNQLEDVTARGVALDQDSVAAIGRAEARGNRWGVAALWIIAASLMIMLFRGFA, via the coding sequence GTGATCGGCAGCCTCGTTCATCTTGCCCGCAACCTGCGCGCCGGGTTCGTCCTGGCCCGCGAAGGCGCCCTGGCGCTCGTCGATCCGAGCGCCCTGCCGCCTTCCGCCCGCTTCGGCCTGAGGATAGCGCGTTTCATCGAGCGGCCGCAGGCGGGCGACGGCGCGGCGCGCCTCTCCAAGGCCCTGACGCGGCTCGGGCCGTCTTACGTGAAATTCGGCCAGTTCCTGGCGACCCGTCCGGACATCGTCGGCGTGGCGGCGGCCCGCGATCTGGAGCGCCTGCAGGATCGCATGCCGCCCTTCCCACGGGCGGAGGCGGTGCGCATGGTCGAGATCGCGCTGGGCCGCCCTATCGACGCGCTGTTCCTGGAATTCAGCGAGCCGATCGCGGCCGCCTCCATCGCGCAGGTTCACCGGGCCCGCATCCGCACGGCGGAAGGCGAGGAGACGGTGGCCGTCAAGGTCGTGCGTCCCGGCGTGCGCGAGGGCTTCGCCCGCGACCTACAGGCCATGCGCGCGGCCGCCCGCCTGTTCGAGCGCGTGGTTCCCGATGCGCGCCGCCTCAAGCCGCTCGAGATCGTGGAGGCGCTCGCCCGCTCCGTCGCCGTCGAAATGGATCTGCGCCTCGAGGCGGCGGCCGTCTCCGAACTGGCGGAGAACACGAAGGACGACCCGGATTTCCGCGTGCCGAAGCCGGAATGGGATCTCACCGCCCGCGACGTGCTCACCACCACCTGGATCGAAGGCATCCGGCTCAACGATCTGGCCGGGATCGAGGCGGCGGGCCTTGACCGGGTTGCGCTCGGGCGCACCGTGATCCAGTCCTTCCTGCGCCATGCCATCCGCGACGGCTATTTTCATGCCGACATGCATCCGGGCAACCTGTTCGTGGATGCGGAAGGGCGTCTCGTGGCCGTCGATTTCGGCATCATGGGCCGGCTCGGCATGAAGGAGCGGCGCTTCCTGGCCGAAATCCTCCTGGGGTTCATCCGCCGCGATTACCTTCGGGTGGCGCAGGTGCATTTCGAGGCCGGCTACGTGCCGCCGCATCATTCGGTGGAGGATTTCGCCCAGGCCATCCGGGCCATCGGCGAGCCCATCCACGACCGCCGCGCCGACGAGATCTCGATGGCCAAGCTCCTGACGCTCCTTTTCGAAATCACGGCCCTGTTCGACATGGCGACTCGCATCGAGCTGGTCATGCTGCAGAAGACCATGGTGGTGGTCGAGGGCGTGGCCCGAAACCTCGACCCGAAGCTCGACATGTGGACCACCTCAGAGCCCGTGGTGCGGGACTGGATCGAGCGCAACCTCGGACCGCTCGGCCGCGCCGAGCAGGCCGGACGGGGCCTGTGGACGCTCGCCGGCGTCATCGGCGACCTGCCGGAACTGGCCCTGCGGGCCGAGCGGGTGCTCAACCAGCTCGAGGATGTGACGGCCCGGGGCGTGGCCCTCGACCAAGACAGCGTCGCGGCCATCGGTCGTGCCGAGGCGCGGGGCAACCGCTGGGGCGTGGCGGCCTTGTGGATCATCGCCGCCTCGCTGATGATCATGCTGTTCAGGGGCTTCGCATGA
- the ubiE gene encoding bifunctional demethylmenaquinone methyltransferase/2-methoxy-6-polyprenyl-1,4-benzoquinol methylase UbiE — translation MTDENTHFGFQSVPLGEKQGRVNEVFRSVASRYDLMNDLMSAGLHRVWKDALVSTLRPPRDRPFRHLDVAGGTGDVAFRILDESGPQTRVTVLDINGEMLKVGAERAGHRYEGRIDFVEANAEELPLESGTYDAYTIAFGIRNVPRIDAALREAHRVLKPGGRFLCLEFSKVDVPLLDRIYDAYSFNVIPRLGGMVTGDAESYQYLVESIRRFPPPAAFARMIEEAGFRRVTHRSLTAGVVAMHSGWKI, via the coding sequence ATGACCGACGAGAACACCCATTTCGGGTTCCAGTCCGTGCCGCTCGGCGAGAAGCAGGGCAGGGTCAACGAGGTCTTCCGCTCCGTGGCGAGCCGCTACGACCTGATGAACGATCTCATGTCGGCCGGGCTCCACCGGGTCTGGAAGGATGCCCTCGTGTCCACCCTGCGCCCGCCCCGCGACCGGCCGTTCCGCCATCTCGACGTGGCCGGCGGCACCGGCGACGTGGCGTTCCGGATCCTGGATGAGAGTGGCCCACAAACCCGCGTGACCGTGCTCGACATCAACGGCGAGATGCTCAAGGTCGGCGCCGAACGGGCCGGTCATCGCTACGAGGGGCGCATCGATTTCGTCGAGGCCAATGCGGAGGAACTGCCGCTCGAATCCGGAACCTACGATGCCTACACGATCGCGTTCGGCATCCGGAACGTGCCCCGCATCGATGCAGCCCTGCGTGAGGCGCACCGGGTCCTGAAGCCCGGCGGCCGCTTCCTCTGCCTCGAATTCTCGAAGGTCGACGTGCCCCTCCTCGACCGGATCTACGACGCCTATTCCTTCAACGTCATCCCGCGGCTCGGGGGCATGGTGACGGGGGATGCCGAATCCTATCAGTATCTGGTGGAGTCGATCCGCCGCTTCCCGCCGCCGGCTGCCTTCGCCCGCATGATCGAGGAGGCGGGGTTCCGGCGCGTGACGCACCGGTCGCTGACGGCGGGAGTCGTCGCCATGCATTCCGGCTGGAAGATCTGA